The Propionibacterium freudenreichii subsp. freudenreichii genome contains a region encoding:
- the dnaJ gene encoding molecular chaperone DnaJ, translating to MSSDYYEVLGIGRDASAEQIKRAYRKKAMQVHPDVTSDPDAEEKFKQVNEAYEVLSDPQKKSIYDRGGDPAHAGAGAGGGFDPFGGFGGFNGGGQMGFDVGDLLGAMFGAGGTTRGPRSRVRQGSDQLVRLDLTLAQAAFGTEAPLTLDTYVVCPHCHGQGSANGEEPVTCTQCHGSGSITQIQHSFLGDIRSTATCPTCQGYGSVITDPCPECSGEGRVRARRDITVKVPAGVSTGNRIQLRSQAEVGTGGGPAGDLYVEVNVQPHEVFTRDGDNLEMMLTIPMTAAALGCKVPIKTLESELADADPKKSTVELAIPAGTQSGARIAIKGRGVTKLRGRDSKQRGDLGVTIVVQTPTKLDESQRKLLEELADARGEVGDGIAKTHADDKGFFEKLRKAFTG from the coding sequence ATGAGCAGTGATTACTACGAGGTGCTGGGCATCGGACGTGATGCCTCCGCCGAGCAGATCAAGCGGGCCTATCGCAAGAAGGCCATGCAGGTCCACCCCGATGTGACCAGCGATCCTGATGCCGAGGAGAAGTTCAAGCAGGTCAATGAGGCCTACGAGGTGCTCTCCGACCCGCAGAAGAAGTCGATCTACGATCGTGGTGGCGATCCGGCCCATGCCGGTGCCGGCGCCGGCGGCGGCTTCGACCCCTTCGGAGGGTTCGGCGGATTCAACGGCGGCGGCCAGATGGGCTTCGACGTGGGTGACCTGCTCGGGGCCATGTTCGGTGCCGGCGGCACCACGCGTGGGCCACGCTCGCGGGTGCGCCAGGGCTCCGACCAACTCGTGCGCCTCGACCTCACGCTCGCCCAGGCAGCCTTCGGCACCGAGGCGCCGCTGACGCTGGACACCTATGTGGTCTGTCCCCACTGCCACGGCCAGGGCTCGGCCAACGGTGAGGAGCCCGTGACCTGCACCCAGTGCCACGGTTCGGGATCAATCACCCAGATCCAGCACTCCTTCCTCGGCGATATCCGGTCCACCGCCACCTGCCCCACCTGTCAGGGCTACGGCTCGGTCATCACCGATCCCTGCCCCGAGTGCTCGGGTGAGGGTCGGGTACGGGCCCGTCGCGACATCACCGTCAAGGTGCCTGCCGGGGTGAGCACCGGCAACCGCATCCAGCTGCGCAGCCAGGCCGAGGTCGGCACCGGCGGGGGACCGGCCGGGGACCTCTACGTCGAGGTGAACGTGCAGCCCCACGAGGTGTTCACCAGGGACGGTGACAACCTCGAGATGATGCTGACCATCCCGATGACCGCTGCGGCGCTCGGCTGCAAGGTGCCCATCAAGACCCTTGAGTCCGAACTGGCCGATGCCGACCCCAAGAAGTCCACTGTGGAACTCGCCATTCCCGCCGGCACCCAATCGGGGGCGCGGATTGCGATCAAGGGTCGCGGCGTCACGAAACTGCGTGGTCGCGACAGCAAGCAGCGTGGTGACCTCGGCGTGACCATCGTGGTGCAGACGCCCACCAAGCTCGACGAATCACAACGCAAGCTGTTGGAGGAACTGGCGGACGCGCGGGGCGAAGTCGGCGACGGCATCGCCAAGACCCATGCCGACGACAAGGGCTTCTTCGAGAAGCTGCGCAAGGCCTTCACCGGATGA
- the hrcA gene encoding heat-inducible transcriptional repressor HrcA, whose translation MIDDRKLDVLRAIVTDYVASREPVGSKALVERHHLDVSPATVRNDMAALEEEGYLTQPHTSAGRIPTDKGYRLFVDRIAQVKPLSPAERRAVSTFLEGAVDLEDVVRRTVRLLAVITHQVAIVQYPESNAARLRHVEVVTLSPEMAIVIVVNSAGTVYQRSIRVPEHSDDDLQFVRDAVNAAVDGEPPAGAIEALNALAEQPLPRLGSSVVASVLDMLATDEAPRVAVGGVPNLTRFGAEFETTVKPVLEALEEQMVLLRLVGEAAADHPGDVAVRIGQENPFAPLKTTSVVASSYGSFEASANLGIVGPTRMDYPSTMAAVRAVARYVGQFLAEG comes from the coding sequence ATGATCGACGATCGCAAATTGGATGTGCTGCGAGCCATCGTGACCGACTATGTCGCCAGCCGCGAGCCCGTGGGCAGCAAGGCCCTGGTGGAACGCCATCACCTTGACGTCTCGCCGGCCACGGTGCGCAACGACATGGCAGCGCTGGAGGAGGAGGGCTATCTCACCCAGCCCCACACGAGCGCGGGACGGATCCCCACGGACAAGGGCTACCGGCTCTTCGTCGATCGCATCGCCCAGGTGAAGCCCCTGTCGCCGGCCGAGCGCCGCGCCGTGTCCACCTTCCTGGAAGGGGCGGTGGACCTGGAGGACGTGGTGCGTCGCACCGTGCGACTGCTGGCCGTGATCACCCACCAGGTGGCGATCGTGCAGTACCCCGAGTCGAACGCGGCCCGGTTGCGCCACGTCGAGGTGGTGACCCTGTCGCCCGAAATGGCCATCGTCATCGTGGTGAACAGTGCCGGCACCGTCTACCAGCGCAGCATCCGCGTGCCCGAACACAGCGATGATGACCTGCAGTTCGTCCGCGACGCCGTCAATGCCGCCGTCGACGGCGAGCCGCCGGCCGGCGCCATCGAGGCGCTCAATGCCCTGGCCGAGCAACCGCTGCCGCGGTTGGGATCCAGCGTCGTCGCGTCAGTGCTCGACATGTTGGCCACCGACGAGGCCCCGCGCGTGGCCGTGGGCGGAGTGCCGAACCTCACGCGGTTCGGCGCCGAGTTCGAGACCACCGTCAAGCCGGTGCTCGAGGCCCTTGAGGAACAGATGGTCCTGTTGCGCCTCGTGGGCGAGGCGGCAGCGGATCATCCCGGTGACGTGGCGGTGCGCATCGGCCAGGAGAATCCCTTCGCACCCCTGAAGACCACTTCGGTGGTGGCCTCCAGCTATGGATCCTTTGAGGCCAGTGCCAATCTGGGCATTGTGGGTCCCACCCGGATGGACTATCCGTCCACCATGGCGGCGGTTCGCGCCGTCGCTCGTTACGTCGGCCAGTTCCTGGCGGAAGGTTGA